Proteins encoded within one genomic window of Aurantiacibacter spongiae:
- a CDS encoding homocysteine S-methyltransferase family protein: MSRRDEFERAARERVLVFDGAFGTEIQRRRLTAEDFAGDLDLARDQAGNNDILALSRPDVIGAITRDYLNAGADMVSTNTFSANRISQTDYAAEDLVPQINRASAEIARAAADEFAARDGRPRFVAGAIGPTNKTLSLSPRVEDPGFREIDFDYLSDVYREQAAALLDGGADFVLVETIFDTLNAKSAIHAVRQLARERDEDIPIILSLTLTDLSGRNLSGHTVEAFWHSIRHADPLAVGLNCSFGAEQLRPHVQLLSRIADTLLLTYPNAGLPNELGEYDEQPQTTAAALREWAEAGHTNIVGGCCGSTPAHIAAIARAVDTIAPRRPARGDHDMRLAGLEPFTVPG; encoded by the coding sequence ATGAGCAGACGCGATGAATTCGAGCGGGCGGCGCGCGAACGCGTGCTGGTTTTCGACGGTGCGTTCGGGACGGAGATCCAGCGGCGCCGGCTGACGGCGGAGGACTTCGCCGGCGATTTGGATCTTGCGCGGGATCAGGCAGGGAACAACGATATTCTCGCCCTGTCACGCCCCGATGTCATCGGTGCGATTACGCGCGATTATCTTAATGCCGGTGCGGATATGGTTTCGACCAACACCTTTTCCGCCAACCGTATCAGTCAGACTGACTACGCGGCGGAAGACCTTGTGCCGCAGATCAACCGCGCCTCGGCCGAGATAGCCCGAGCCGCCGCCGATGAATTCGCCGCGCGCGACGGCAGACCGCGCTTCGTCGCCGGCGCGATCGGACCGACGAACAAGACCCTCTCGCTTTCGCCAAGGGTCGAGGATCCCGGTTTTCGCGAGATCGATTTCGATTATCTTTCCGACGTTTACCGCGAGCAGGCTGCAGCATTGCTGGACGGCGGCGCGGACTTCGTCCTGGTTGAGACAATCTTCGATACGCTGAACGCGAAATCCGCAATCCACGCCGTCCGCCAATTGGCGCGAGAGCGGGATGAAGACATTCCGATCATCCTCTCGCTCACGCTGACGGACCTGTCGGGCCGCAATCTTTCGGGGCATACCGTCGAGGCGTTCTGGCATTCCATCCGCCATGCCGATCCGCTGGCCGTGGGACTCAATTGCTCGTTCGGCGCGGAACAGCTGCGGCCTCATGTGCAGTTGTTGAGCCGCATCGCCGATACCCTCTTGCTGACTTACCCCAATGCGGGTCTTCCCAACGAACTGGGCGAATACGACGAACAGCCGCAAACCACCGCCGCCGCCCTTCGCGAATGGGCTGAAGCCGGTCACACCAACATCGTCGGCGGCTGTTGCGGATCGACGCCTGCCCACATTGCCGCGATTGCCCGGGCCGTGGACACGATCGCGCCGCGCAGGCCGGCCCGCGGGGATCACGACATGCGGCTCGCCGGTCTCGAGCCCTTTACGGTGCCAGGCTGA
- the metF gene encoding methylenetetrahydrofolate reductase [NAD(P)H], giving the protein MTQPDPGTRLADAPSRFAGLPGDIAVSFEFFPPKGDKGDEQLQRTVERLAPYEPDFVSVTYGAGGSTRAGTITALERIVGSTSVPVAGHLTCVGASKVEVNEVAERYRAMGVTHIVALRGDASPPGTPYSPHAQGYRGAAELVEALARTGHFDISVAAYPEAHPESPSVEDDIANLRRKVDAGANRALTQFFFEPETFLRFRDRAVAAGIDVPIIPGVLPITNFKQTCKFAGICGATIPDWMANAFDGLDDEPAIRNLVAATLAAEFCGKLYEEGVRDFHFYTLNRADLSYAICHLLGLREKAREPVAA; this is encoded by the coding sequence TTGACCCAGCCAGACCCAGGCACGCGCCTTGCCGATGCGCCGTCACGCTTTGCCGGCCTTCCCGGCGACATTGCGGTATCGTTCGAGTTCTTCCCGCCCAAGGGGGACAAGGGCGACGAACAACTGCAACGCACGGTCGAGCGGCTCGCACCTTACGAACCCGATTTCGTCTCGGTAACCTATGGAGCGGGCGGCTCGACCCGTGCAGGGACGATCACCGCGCTGGAAAGGATCGTCGGATCCACGTCGGTGCCGGTTGCAGGCCATCTGACATGTGTGGGCGCATCGAAGGTCGAAGTGAACGAGGTGGCCGAACGCTACCGCGCCATGGGGGTTACTCACATCGTCGCGCTGCGCGGCGATGCCAGTCCTCCCGGAACGCCCTACAGCCCCCATGCACAGGGGTATCGCGGCGCAGCCGAACTGGTGGAAGCGCTGGCGCGAACCGGCCATTTCGATATTTCCGTCGCCGCCTACCCGGAGGCGCATCCCGAATCCCCCAGCGTCGAGGACGATATCGCCAATCTCAGGCGCAAGGTCGATGCCGGAGCCAACCGCGCCCTGACGCAATTCTTCTTCGAACCGGAAACGTTCCTGCGCTTCCGCGATCGTGCCGTGGCCGCGGGAATCGACGTGCCGATCATTCCCGGCGTCCTTCCGATCACGAATTTCAAGCAGACCTGCAAGTTCGCGGGGATATGCGGCGCGACCATCCCCGACTGGATGGCCAATGCCTTCGACGGGCTGGACGACGAACCCGCCATCCGCAACCTTGTCGCTGCAACTCTTGCGGCGGAATTCTGCGGCAAACTTTACGAGGAAGGCGTGCGCGACTTCCATTTCTACACCTTGAACCGCGCCGACTTGAGCTACGCGATCTGCCATCTGCTCGGCCTCCGCGAGAAAGCACGGGAGCCGGTAGCGGCATGA
- a CDS encoding ArsR/SmtB family transcription factor — protein sequence MRTETVIRALDDLTRLRIMRLLSHMDLAVGEVAQVLGQSQPRVSRHISILCDCGLVERRREGSWTFLRNTLPPTSGSGFDAAVAGLLCSAEDNDAEFAARCAEDRRHLSAIRSTREKNAAEYFARHADEWDRLSTLLCPGEQVEARLSEALEDAPLGRLLDIGTGTGRIAHLLANSTEHIVGLDRSPEMLRVARSRLQALPSGEWELIQADFGALPFADASFDTVVMHQVLHYASEPALPVAEAARVCRPGGRIAVVDLDAHEREELREQHAHARLGFTDEQIADWFRASGLEPRRPIAMPGQGLTTKIWIAYRAAENGRSHSHATGAAV from the coding sequence ATGCGGACCGAAACCGTCATACGCGCGCTCGACGATCTCACCCGGCTCCGTATCATGCGGTTGCTGTCGCACATGGATCTCGCAGTAGGCGAAGTCGCACAGGTGCTCGGACAAAGTCAGCCCCGGGTCTCCCGTCACATCTCCATCTTGTGCGATTGCGGTCTGGTAGAAAGACGGCGCGAGGGTAGCTGGACGTTCCTGCGAAACACCCTGCCACCGACCTCCGGTTCGGGTTTCGACGCGGCCGTGGCCGGATTGCTGTGTTCTGCTGAAGACAACGATGCGGAATTTGCTGCCCGCTGCGCGGAGGACCGCCGCCACCTGTCCGCCATCCGCTCCACGCGCGAGAAGAACGCCGCCGAATATTTCGCGCGTCACGCCGACGAGTGGGACAGGCTGAGCACCCTGCTGTGTCCGGGCGAACAAGTCGAGGCTCGGCTGTCCGAGGCGCTCGAGGATGCACCGCTCGGACGACTTCTCGATATCGGGACGGGAACGGGGAGGATCGCCCACCTTCTTGCGAATTCCACCGAACACATCGTCGGGCTTGATCGCAGCCCGGAAATGCTGCGCGTGGCCCGTTCCCGTCTGCAAGCGCTGCCCTCTGGCGAGTGGGAGCTCATTCAGGCCGATTTCGGCGCCCTGCCGTTCGCCGATGCCAGCTTCGACACCGTCGTGATGCATCAGGTGCTTCACTACGCCTCCGAACCTGCCCTTCCCGTGGCAGAGGCGGCCCGTGTCTGCCGCCCTGGCGGTCGTATCGCCGTGGTCGATCTCGACGCGCACGAACGCGAGGAATTGCGAGAACAGCACGCGCACGCCCGGTTAGGGTTCACCGATGAACAGATTGCGGACTGGTTCCGCGCGAGCGGACTCGAGCCGAGGCGTCCCATAGCGATGCCCGGTCAGGGTCTGACCACGAAAATCTGGATCGCGTACCGCGCGGCGGAAAACGGGCGGTCCCATTCCCACGCGACAGGAGCCGCCGTTTGA
- a CDS encoding TetR/AcrR family transcriptional regulator, which translates to MAPPAPPMSASDKRPRTARGRATMRRLLDAAALEFGEKGFHDTSISGITARAGTALGNFYNYFGSKEELFRALVQDMSARVGERARGALSPGLGALETERAALLAFLGFASEHQEIYRIIDEAEFIDPASFRLHYETTANRIAERLRAGEDAGELRRGMSDVHAWAIMGMNVFLGLRYAVWANGEDLEQVTEAANAMISEGIRSKS; encoded by the coding sequence ATGGCACCCCCCGCCCCGCCTATGTCGGCATCCGACAAACGACCGCGAACCGCACGCGGCCGGGCGACGATGCGCCGCCTGCTGGATGCGGCCGCGCTGGAATTCGGAGAGAAGGGTTTCCACGACACCTCGATCAGCGGCATCACCGCCCGGGCCGGCACCGCACTCGGGAATTTTTACAATTACTTCGGTTCCAAGGAAGAACTGTTCCGGGCGCTGGTACAGGACATGAGCGCCCGCGTCGGGGAGCGCGCGCGCGGAGCGTTGTCGCCCGGGCTGGGTGCGCTGGAAACCGAGCGGGCGGCGCTTCTCGCCTTCCTAGGCTTCGCCAGCGAGCACCAGGAAATCTATCGAATCATCGATGAAGCGGAATTCATCGATCCCGCAAGCTTCCGACTGCATTACGAGACGACGGCAAACCGCATCGCCGAACGCCTCAGGGCCGGTGAGGACGCCGGGGAATTGCGTCGCGGCATGAGCGACGTTCATGCCTGGGCGATCATGGGAATGAACGTGTTTCTCGGGCTGCGCTACGCGGTCTGGGCGAATGGCGAAGACCTGGAGCAGGTGACCGAAGCGGCGAACGCGATGATAAGCGAAGGCATCCGCAGCAAAAGCTGA
- a CDS encoding TonB-dependent receptor codes for MRQGRQSSSGREPVNKARLRHSAAVIAFISAFCAAPAAAQTQEEVSTSTPEVDGYTDDDTQDAIIVTARRREERLVDVPIAVSSFDGEALERRGAIDITDIAQITPNTTLEESRGTNSTLTAFIRGIGQQDPVSGFEQGVGIYLDDVYLNRPQAAVLDIYDVERIEVLRGPQGTLYGRNTIGGAVKYVTRLLPQDFSLKVRGTFGNYDRADGIFSVSAPIADVVRAGASVARLSRGGFGENLTTGLENYNKDIWAARATLELGDYGEPYSIRISGDYTHDRSNPRGGHRLIPGAASGAPVLDDVYDSRGALNDPKQDVEAYGFAINASFDLSDALTFRSITGYRYDDSASPIDFDALPAVDVDVPAIYINEQVSQELQLLFDNGGRFTALLGGYYLDARADTQFDVRIFTTFAGLTAFTQANVDTETFAVFADATYDLTDRISLSLGGRYTWDERSADIFRQNYLGGGSPTFGGAGVPFGTPSTDFQGDENFDKFTPRVSISFQPTPDHNIYASYSQGFKGGGFDPRGVGVNAPAATPGMPTDAEVADFLSFAPETVDSYEVGYKGSLLNDALYIALAGFYADYTDVQIPGSAACNVGGIATFCGIVTNAGKVEIKGLEFETNARLGRDMLSSGDDLRLLGSLGWIDAEYKEYVANIGGVPTDVSDFREVQNTPEWSGSATLAYTTPVGAGDLYLGSTVSYRSSVNQFEIPNPYLDQDGYALLDASIVYTGASGRWSLGVHGKNLTDERYKTSGYTFVVADPVTGELATGANGLPVPSLGTEGTLTAFYGAPRQVFVTASFEF; via the coding sequence ATGCGACAAGGACGTCAAAGTTCGTCAGGGAGAGAACCAGTGAACAAAGCCCGCCTGCGGCACTCCGCCGCCGTCATCGCCTTCATTTCCGCGTTCTGCGCCGCGCCCGCCGCTGCGCAGACGCAGGAAGAGGTTTCCACTTCGACACCTGAAGTCGACGGATACACCGATGATGATACCCAGGATGCCATCATCGTCACCGCCCGCCGGCGGGAAGAGCGACTGGTGGACGTTCCGATCGCCGTCTCTTCGTTCGATGGCGAGGCGCTCGAGCGGCGCGGTGCGATCGACATCACCGATATCGCACAGATCACCCCCAATACCACGCTGGAGGAATCCCGCGGTACGAACTCCACCCTGACCGCGTTCATCCGCGGGATCGGCCAACAGGATCCGGTATCCGGTTTCGAACAGGGCGTGGGCATATATCTCGACGATGTTTACCTTAACCGGCCGCAAGCCGCCGTCCTCGACATCTACGACGTCGAGAGAATAGAGGTGCTGCGCGGGCCGCAGGGTACGCTTTACGGGCGCAACACCATCGGCGGCGCGGTGAAGTACGTGACCCGCCTGCTGCCCCAGGATTTCTCGCTGAAGGTGCGCGGCACATTCGGCAATTACGACCGGGCCGACGGCATCTTTTCGGTTTCGGCCCCGATCGCGGACGTGGTGCGTGCCGGCGCTTCAGTTGCCCGGCTATCCCGCGGCGGGTTCGGAGAGAACCTCACGACGGGTCTCGAAAACTACAACAAGGACATCTGGGCCGCCCGTGCAACGCTGGAGCTGGGCGATTACGGGGAGCCGTATTCGATCCGCATCTCTGGCGACTACACGCATGATCGCAGCAACCCGCGAGGGGGGCACCGCCTGATTCCGGGGGCGGCGTCCGGCGCTCCGGTACTGGACGACGTGTATGACTCGCGCGGGGCGCTGAACGATCCGAAGCAGGACGTTGAAGCCTACGGCTTTGCCATCAACGCCAGCTTCGACCTCAGCGATGCGCTGACCTTCCGCTCGATCACCGGATACCGCTACGACGACAGCGCCTCGCCCATTGATTTCGACGCGCTGCCCGCCGTCGATGTGGACGTACCCGCCATCTACATCAACGAGCAGGTCAGTCAGGAGCTGCAACTGCTTTTCGACAATGGCGGCCGCTTCACCGCGTTGCTCGGAGGATACTACCTCGACGCGCGTGCCGACACCCAGTTCGACGTCCGCATCTTCACGACTTTCGCCGGCCTGACCGCGTTCACGCAGGCAAACGTCGATACCGAAACCTTCGCCGTCTTCGCCGATGCGACCTACGACCTGACCGACAGGATCAGCCTGTCGCTCGGCGGCCGCTACACCTGGGACGAACGCAGCGCCGACATCTTCCGTCAGAATTATCTCGGCGGGGGATCACCGACCTTCGGCGGGGCGGGTGTTCCGTTCGGCACGCCGAGCACGGATTTCCAGGGTGATGAGAACTTTGACAAGTTCACTCCGCGCGTATCGATCAGCTTTCAGCCGACGCCGGATCACAACATCTACGCAAGCTATTCGCAGGGCTTCAAGGGTGGCGGTTTCGATCCGCGCGGAGTGGGGGTCAATGCGCCGGCCGCCACGCCCGGAATGCCTACCGATGCGGAGGTTGCGGATTTCCTGAGCTTTGCCCCGGAAACGGTCGACAGCTACGAGGTGGGGTACAAGGGCAGTCTGTTGAACGACGCGCTCTATATCGCGCTCGCCGGCTTCTACGCCGATTATACCGATGTGCAGATTCCCGGATCGGCTGCCTGCAATGTCGGTGGCATCGCCACCTTCTGCGGCATCGTGACCAATGCCGGCAAGGTCGAGATCAAGGGTCTCGAATTCGAGACGAACGCCCGGCTCGGGCGCGATATGCTGTCGAGCGGGGACGATCTGCGCCTCCTCGGCTCGCTTGGCTGGATCGACGCCGAATATAAGGAATACGTTGCCAATATCGGCGGCGTGCCGACCGATGTTTCGGACTTCCGCGAGGTCCAGAATACACCGGAATGGAGCGGCAGCGCCACGCTGGCCTATACCACCCCGGTTGGCGCCGGTGACCTGTATCTGGGCAGCACCGTCTCCTATCGCAGTTCGGTCAACCAGTTCGAGATCCCCAATCCCTATCTCGATCAGGATGGCTATGCGCTGCTCGACGCCAGCATCGTCTACACAGGGGCGAGCGGCCGGTGGAGCCTGGGTGTTCATGGCAAGAACCTGACCGACGAGCGATACAAGACGTCGGGCTATACCTTCGTGGTAGCCGATCCGGTGACGGGCGAACTGGCGACGGGCGCCAACGGCTTGCCGGTCCCCTCGCTCGGGACCGAAGGGACGTTGACCGCGTTCTACGGTGCTCCGCGGCAGGTCTTCGTCACTGCCAGCTTCGAATTCTGA
- a CDS encoding alpha/beta fold hydrolase — MTYATHRYRSSCGRLDLHARDYGGDGPPILLMHGLTRNSADFAPLATHLASDYRLIVPDQRGRGLSGFDPDPTNYRPPVYAADMFALLAELKIERAALIGTSMGGLIAMLMQAMKPETIGPVVLNDVGPVLEAEGLSRIAGYVGGSATMANWNEACEAVASINGYAFPDATDKDWMAFARRVCREREDGAIKFAYDPAIAEGFAEVEGEAQPDLWPLWEKMADTPVLVVRGALSDLFSTATLRQMEERHAGPFSSVEVPRVGHAPVLDEPEAVKAILTFLGEYWS; from the coding sequence ATGACCTATGCGACCCATCGCTACCGCAGTTCCTGCGGCAGGCTCGATCTGCACGCTCGCGACTACGGGGGCGATGGGCCGCCGATCCTCCTCATGCATGGATTGACGCGCAACAGCGCCGATTTCGCGCCCCTGGCAACGCATCTGGCGAGCGATTACCGACTGATCGTGCCCGATCAGCGCGGGCGCGGGCTGTCCGGGTTCGATCCCGACCCGACGAATTATCGTCCGCCCGTTTATGCGGCGGACATGTTTGCCCTCCTCGCGGAACTGAAAATCGAACGTGCCGCCCTGATCGGCACGTCGATGGGCGGGCTGATAGCCATGCTGATGCAAGCTATGAAGCCCGAAACCATCGGCCCGGTCGTGCTGAACGATGTCGGCCCGGTGCTCGAGGCCGAAGGGTTGTCCCGCATCGCCGGATATGTCGGCGGCAGCGCCACCATGGCGAACTGGAATGAAGCGTGCGAGGCGGTGGCGTCCATCAATGGCTACGCATTCCCCGATGCGACCGACAAAGACTGGATGGCCTTCGCGCGCCGCGTATGCCGGGAACGAGAGGACGGTGCGATCAAATTCGCCTACGATCCGGCGATTGCCGAAGGTTTCGCCGAAGTCGAAGGGGAGGCACAGCCCGATCTCTGGCCCTTGTGGGAAAAGATGGCCGATACGCCCGTGCTTGTAGTGCGCGGCGCGCTGTCCGATTTGTTCTCGACGGCGACGCTTCGACAGATGGAGGAGCGCCATGCAGGTCCGTTCTCGAGCGTGGAGGTTCCCCGTGTGGGCCATGCGCCGGTGCTCGACGAGCCGGAGGCGGTGAAAGCGATTCTTACCTTTCTCGGCGAATACTGGTCGTGA
- a CDS encoding spinster family MFS transporter, with product MLLLVYVFNFVDRQILSILAAPIQAELELDDAEMGLLGGVAFALLYSTMAVPLAALADRTSRSWVITVSLAAWSGFTALCGLAQGFWHIFLARLGVGIGEAGGVAPSYALIGDYFPSKQRATALSVYSLGIPLGSAAGVVLGGYIAATVDWRAAFFTVGVIGIVITPLFKLLVRDRAPVGAGDRMQEIDAPTFLETARLLAGKRSFWLLSFGAAIGSMLGYGIAFWLPSLLVRSFGFDLVQASQFFGGLLLLGGVVGVMAGGILADRLGSRDRAFYSWLPGIGYFVGAPLFAAGILTDDATVAFLLFLVPQALAYVWLGPVLSAVQHLVVPPARATASSLFLLINNLIGLGGGIYALGAFSETLVPIYGDESLRYSMLYSLLLYGISALLMALAGRSLRRDWVEER from the coding sequence ATGCTGCTGCTCGTCTATGTCTTCAATTTCGTCGACCGACAGATTCTTTCCATCCTCGCGGCACCAATCCAGGCCGAACTGGAACTCGATGATGCGGAGATGGGGCTGCTTGGCGGGGTGGCATTCGCGCTGCTCTATTCCACCATGGCGGTTCCGCTTGCGGCTCTGGCCGACCGAACCAGTCGCAGCTGGGTCATCACCGTGTCGCTGGCGGCGTGGAGCGGATTTACCGCTCTGTGCGGACTGGCCCAAGGGTTCTGGCATATTTTCCTCGCTCGGCTGGGCGTTGGGATCGGCGAGGCGGGGGGCGTTGCGCCGTCCTATGCGCTGATCGGGGACTATTTTCCCAGCAAGCAGCGCGCCACCGCGCTTTCGGTCTATTCGCTTGGCATTCCTTTGGGGTCCGCTGCGGGTGTCGTCCTGGGCGGATACATAGCCGCAACCGTCGACTGGAGGGCCGCGTTCTTCACCGTGGGCGTGATCGGCATCGTCATCACGCCGCTGTTCAAACTGCTTGTGCGGGACCGGGCGCCGGTTGGCGCAGGCGACCGAATGCAGGAAATCGACGCGCCCACCTTTCTCGAGACGGCGCGACTACTCGCGGGAAAACGGTCGTTCTGGTTGCTCTCCTTCGGGGCGGCCATCGGTTCGATGCTGGGCTACGGCATCGCCTTCTGGCTCCCGAGCCTGCTGGTTCGCAGCTTCGGCTTCGATCTGGTGCAGGCCTCGCAATTCTTCGGCGGGCTTTTGCTGCTCGGCGGAGTGGTCGGCGTCATGGCGGGCGGTATCCTGGCCGACCGTCTGGGGAGCCGTGACCGCGCCTTCTACAGCTGGCTGCCGGGCATCGGCTATTTCGTCGGCGCACCGTTGTTTGCGGCCGGCATCCTGACTGATGATGCGACCGTCGCCTTCCTCCTGTTCCTGGTTCCGCAGGCGCTTGCTTATGTCTGGCTCGGCCCGGTCTTGTCCGCGGTGCAGCATCTGGTGGTCCCACCGGCCCGCGCAACCGCATCCTCACTGTTCCTCCTCATCAACAACCTGATCGGACTGGGCGGCGGAATTTACGCCCTGGGGGCGTTTTCAGAGACCCTGGTGCCGATATACGGCGACGAATCCTTGCGCTATTCTATGCTTTATTCGCTGTTGCTCTACGGTATTTCCGCACTGCTGATGGCGCTTGCCGGACGCAGTTTGCGACGGGATTGGGTAGAAGAACGCTAG
- a CDS encoding DUF4402 domain-containing protein, with the protein MRKRSFSRVLANAGAFGAVIFAGSALPPVAPARADVPEIRIVPDSQLRFGAFMIFGSGSRSVSPSGDVSDLAVVPIEGSRTGPAHFTISYDRGNESNHVLDIELELVLSPAQAVRVRGVEGRLSGYDTDIPGYLRVQPGQAIRLTLSNCRTRICSRSFNVGGTLHVSRQFGGAEIVVPIPIDAAVISAERQRRN; encoded by the coding sequence ATGCGCAAACGCAGCTTTAGCCGTGTTCTGGCGAATGCCGGAGCATTCGGAGCGGTAATCTTCGCTGGCTCGGCTCTGCCTCCGGTTGCGCCCGCGAGGGCCGACGTTCCGGAAATCCGTATCGTACCCGACAGTCAATTGCGTTTCGGCGCATTCATGATTTTCGGCAGCGGATCGCGCTCGGTCAGCCCCAGCGGCGATGTCAGCGATCTGGCCGTCGTGCCGATAGAGGGGTCGCGTACGGGACCTGCCCATTTCACCATCAGCTACGATCGCGGAAACGAGAGCAATCACGTACTCGATATCGAACTCGAGCTCGTGCTTTCACCTGCCCAGGCGGTCCGCGTTCGCGGTGTGGAGGGCCGGCTTTCCGGCTACGACACCGATATTCCCGGCTATCTGCGCGTGCAACCGGGACAGGCCATCCGGTTGACACTTTCCAATTGCCGTACCCGCATCTGTTCGCGCAGTTTCAATGTCGGCGGAACGCTGCACGTCAGCCGCCAGTTCGGCGGGGCGGAAATCGTCGTGCCGATCCCGATCGACGCGGCTGTGATTTCCGCCGAACGGCAACGACGCAACTGA
- a CDS encoding DUF4402 domain-containing protein: MKKLLLVAAATAALSTPAAAQSVFGDADNEALGEATATVIAPITLTHVDGAALAFGSFTVDGGGTIAVTQAGVPTATGPTLMSDSVSSADSFTVSGDEDRAYSIDAAGGSVTDPVSGDSMSFTVDAPAGGTLTGGTDSFDVGGTLTVVGDESAGSYSGTYEVSVSYN; this comes from the coding sequence ATGAAAAAGCTTCTTCTCGTTGCTGCCGCCACCGCGGCCCTTTCCACTCCCGCTGCCGCGCAGTCCGTATTCGGCGATGCCGACAATGAAGCGTTGGGCGAGGCGACCGCCACCGTCATCGCGCCGATCACGCTGACCCATGTCGATGGCGCGGCGCTTGCCTTCGGCTCGTTCACCGTCGACGGCGGAGGGACCATCGCCGTGACGCAGGCCGGTGTTCCGACCGCGACCGGACCGACGCTCATGAGCGACTCCGTTTCCAGTGCCGATTCCTTCACCGTCTCGGGTGATGAGGACCGCGCCTACTCGATCGACGCAGCCGGTGGCAGCGTCACCGACCCCGTCAGCGGCGACAGCATGAGCTTCACCGTCGACGCGCCCGCCGGCGGCACGCTGACCGGCGGCACCGACAGCTTCGACGTCGGTGGCACGCTGACCGTCGTCGGCGACGAGAGCGCGGGCAGCTATTCGGGCACCTACGAGGTTTCCGTCTCCTACAACTGA
- a CDS encoding DUF4402 domain-containing protein, with protein MLALVAMPAALHAQAVADPGTDTGAATAEVVEPGTLTRMEDLRFGAFIQPSTSGTITIRPNGSYTATGELLANMSIQQPAEGRGPARFRLLGDDNRFFIVKIPRKMTITNGTSTMQITNMLANVRNGRIDFDISEFFSIYVGGTLNVGAMQEQGTYRGEFEAVVLLQ; from the coding sequence GTGCTGGCGCTCGTCGCCATGCCTGCAGCGCTGCATGCGCAAGCGGTTGCCGATCCGGGCACCGATACGGGCGCGGCCACTGCCGAGGTCGTCGAGCCGGGGACGCTGACCCGGATGGAAGACCTGCGCTTTGGTGCCTTCATACAGCCGAGCACTTCCGGGACGATCACGATCCGGCCCAACGGCTCTTATACCGCCACGGGCGAGCTGCTTGCGAACATGAGCATTCAGCAGCCGGCCGAGGGTCGCGGGCCCGCCCGTTTTCGCCTGCTTGGCGACGACAACCGGTTTTTCATCGTCAAGATTCCGCGAAAGATGACGATAACGAACGGCACGAGCACGATGCAGATCACCAATATGCTGGCCAATGTTCGCAACGGGCGCATCGATTTCGATATTTCGGAGTTCTTCTCGATCTATGTCGGAGGAACACTCAACGTAGGCGCCATGCAGGAGCAGGGCACTTATCGCGGCGAATTCGAGGCGGTTGTCCTGTTGCAATAG
- a CDS encoding fimbrial biogenesis chaperone has translation MFSGLAYVAAALSGPALAQEDLELGPPPAASVAEPPEGSVSGMGDVNLYPKRVVIDRRQRVASIGLYNRTADKGDYEISILDMLMGPDGNLYRLDNLPDGANADRLQAASSMLRYSPRRVELRGNEAQTVRIMARPPADLPDGEYRAHFQVISKPRDADQGLSIDDAVNGLAASGQGIGVSIRPRFGIAIPVIVRVGETTLDVSLSEPRLVETDAGPAIALTINRSGTRSAFGDLIVTAPGSDEPVAIARGVGVYPEVDTRDVLLGIDADFDRTLLRSGTTLTVTYLDDDVTPGATLAMREFQVP, from the coding sequence ATGTTTTCAGGTCTCGCGTATGTCGCTGCGGCTCTTTCCGGTCCTGCGCTTGCGCAGGAAGATCTGGAACTCGGCCCGCCGCCCGCCGCGAGCGTCGCGGAGCCGCCCGAAGGCTCGGTTTCCGGCATGGGCGACGTCAATCTCTATCCCAAGCGAGTGGTGATCGACCGTCGCCAGCGCGTTGCGAGCATCGGCCTCTACAATCGCACGGCGGATAAAGGCGACTACGAGATTTCGATCCTCGACATGCTGATGGGACCGGACGGCAATCTCTATCGTCTGGACAATCTCCCCGACGGTGCGAACGCCGACCGGCTTCAGGCGGCGTCCTCGATGCTGCGCTACTCCCCGCGCCGGGTTGAACTGCGCGGTAACGAGGCGCAGACAGTGCGGATCATGGCGCGTCCGCCCGCCGACCTTCCCGACGGTGAATATCGCGCGCACTTCCAGGTCATCTCCAAGCCGCGCGATGCGGACCAGGGGCTGTCGATAGACGATGCCGTCAACGGTCTCGCAGCGTCTGGCCAGGGCATCGGCGTGAGCATCCGCCCCCGCTTCGGCATCGCCATTCCGGTGATCGTGCGGGTGGGCGAGACGACGCTCGACGTTTCCCTGTCCGAACCGCGCCTTGTCGAGACCGACGCCGGCCCGGCCATTGCGCTGACAATCAATCGGAGCGGGACGCGCTCTGCCTTCGGCGACCTGATCGTCACCGCGCCGGGAAGCGACGAACCGGTTGCCATCGCGCGCGGCGTGGGGGTCTATCCCGAAGTCGATACGCGCGACGTGCTGCTTGGTATCGACGCCGATTTCGATCGCACGCTGCTGCGGTCGGGAACGACCTTGACCGTCACCTATCTTGACGACGACGTGACGCCGGGCGCCACTTTGGCCATGCGGGAATTCCAGGTGCCGTGA